A genome region from Pseudoalteromonas tetraodonis includes the following:
- a CDS encoding PilZ domain-containing protein, with protein sequence MQNRRQFSRIMFSTAAQLETASSQYACTLLDISLHGALITKSDAFAGNKNDEAILRFTLPQSDIEIKMPVVIRHIEENHIGLKCHNIDIDSITHLKRLVELNLADETLLHRELETLIYQT encoded by the coding sequence ATGCAAAACCGTCGGCAATTTTCTCGTATTATGTTCTCTACAGCAGCGCAATTGGAAACGGCTAGCTCCCAGTATGCATGTACCCTATTAGATATTTCTTTACATGGTGCACTGATCACTAAAAGCGATGCCTTTGCAGGCAACAAAAATGACGAAGCAATATTACGTTTTACCTTGCCACAAAGCGATATTGAAATAAAAATGCCGGTGGTTATTCGTCATATAGAAGAAAATCATATTGGTCTTAAATGTCATAACATTGATATAGACAGCATTACGCATTTAAAGCGCTTGGTTGAATTAAACCTTGCTGATGAAACATTATTACACCGTGAGCTTGAAACGCTTATTTACCAAACATAA
- the ettA gene encoding energy-dependent translational throttle protein EttA, protein MVLPDKFIFSMSRVSKVVPPKRTILKDISLHFFPGAKIGVLGLNGSGKSSLLRIMAGVDEDFEGEARPQPGTKIGYLPQEPVLDESKTVREIVEEAVGEVKHALNRLDEVYNEYAMEGADFDALAKEQGELEAIIQAHDGHNIDNVLERAADALRLPEWDAKIEHLSGGERRRVAICRLLLEKPDMLILDEPTNHLDAESVAWLERFLHDYEGTVVAVTHDRYFLDNVAGWILELDRGEGIPWEGNYSSWLEQKDARLQQEQKSEKARQKSIAQELEWVRSNPKGRQAKSKARMAQFSELQQSDYQKRNETNELFIPPGPRLGDQVLEVNNLRKSFGDRVLIDDLSFSMPKGAIVGIIGANGAGKSTLFKMLSGEEQPDSGNISIGETVELATVDQFRGNMDESKTVFQEISDGQDVLKIGNFEFPSRAYVSRFNFKGNDQQKFVKDLSGGERNRLHLAKLLKAGGNVVLLDEPTNDLDVETLRALENAILEFPGCVMCISHDRWFLDRIATHILDYRDEGQINFFDGNYTEYEEWLKKTLGAEAAQPKRIKYKKIG, encoded by the coding sequence ATGGTTTTACCTGATAAGTTTATATTCTCGATGAGTCGAGTATCTAAGGTTGTGCCACCAAAACGCACTATCTTAAAAGATATTTCGTTGCATTTTTTCCCAGGCGCAAAAATTGGTGTGCTAGGTCTAAATGGTTCTGGTAAATCATCATTACTACGCATTATGGCAGGTGTTGATGAAGATTTTGAAGGTGAAGCTCGCCCTCAACCAGGCACTAAAATTGGTTACTTGCCGCAAGAGCCTGTTTTGGACGAAAGCAAAACAGTTCGTGAAATTGTTGAAGAAGCTGTGGGTGAAGTAAAACATGCCCTTAACCGCCTTGACGAAGTGTATAACGAATACGCAATGGAAGGCGCTGACTTTGACGCACTGGCAAAAGAGCAAGGTGAATTAGAAGCGATTATTCAAGCGCATGATGGTCATAATATCGATAACGTATTAGAGCGTGCTGCCGATGCACTGCGTTTACCTGAGTGGGATGCTAAAATTGAGCACCTATCGGGTGGTGAGCGTCGTCGTGTTGCTATTTGTCGTTTGTTACTTGAAAAGCCAGACATGCTTATTCTCGATGAGCCAACTAACCACTTAGATGCTGAGTCGGTTGCCTGGTTAGAGCGCTTCTTACATGACTACGAAGGCACCGTTGTGGCAGTAACGCATGACCGTTACTTCCTTGATAATGTTGCTGGCTGGATTTTAGAGCTTGACCGTGGTGAAGGTATTCCGTGGGAAGGTAACTACTCGTCTTGGCTTGAGCAAAAAGATGCCCGCTTACAGCAAGAGCAAAAATCTGAAAAAGCACGTCAAAAATCAATTGCTCAAGAACTTGAATGGGTGCGTTCAAATCCTAAAGGTCGTCAAGCTAAATCAAAAGCGCGTATGGCACAGTTTAGCGAGCTACAACAGTCTGATTACCAAAAACGTAACGAAACCAACGAGCTGTTTATTCCACCTGGCCCACGTTTAGGTGACCAAGTATTAGAAGTAAACAACTTACGTAAAAGCTTTGGCGACCGCGTTTTAATTGATGACTTAAGCTTTAGCATGCCTAAAGGCGCTATTGTGGGTATTATTGGTGCCAATGGTGCAGGTAAATCAACGCTATTCAAAATGCTAAGCGGTGAAGAGCAGCCAGATAGCGGTAATATCAGCATTGGTGAAACAGTAGAACTGGCAACTGTTGATCAGTTCCGTGGCAACATGGACGAAAGCAAAACGGTATTCCAAGAAATCTCTGACGGCCAAGATGTACTAAAAATTGGTAACTTTGAGTTCCCAAGCCGTGCTTATGTTAGCCGTTTTAACTTTAAAGGTAACGATCAGCAAAAGTTTGTTAAAGACCTTTCAGGTGGTGAGCGCAACCGTTTACACCTAGCTAAGCTGTTAAAAGCAGGCGGCAACGTGGTGCTTCTGGATGAGCCAACCAATGACTTGGATGTTGAAACATTACGTGCTCTTGAGAATGCTATTTTAGAATTCCCTGGTTGTGTCATGTGTATCTCGCATGACCGTTGGTTCCTTGACCGTATTGCTACACACATTTTAGATTACCGTGACGAAGGCCAAATTAACTTCTTTGATGGTAACTACACTGAGTACGAAGAATGGCTTAAAAAGACCCTTGGCGCAGAAGCTGCACAGCCTAAGCGTATTAAGTACAAAAAAATTGGCTAA
- a CDS encoding homoserine O-succinyltransferase, producing MPITVEDELPAIARLRHENVFVMPKTRAKTQEIRPMRLAILNLMPNKVETEVQFIRLLANSPLQVNVELLRLDTHRSSSNSEQHLDTFYRYFSEVKDNNYDALLITGAPLAHLEYEEVAYWEEFKVIIDWAEQHVTSTLFSCWAAHAALYHRYNLKRDLKENKLCGVFTHQCYFAHGALTRGFDDTFLVPHSRYGHIDINKINACEELVVLAGSERVGAYLLKNKSGSQVFITGHPEYDADSLKAEYERDLQKSPDAPKPENYFPDDDASKQPSKTWQSHAFLLFSNWLNYYVYQTTPYDINLVSQDVRTNNYAE from the coding sequence ATGCCAATTACAGTAGAAGACGAATTGCCAGCTATTGCACGTTTACGTCATGAAAACGTGTTTGTAATGCCAAAAACACGTGCAAAAACGCAAGAAATACGCCCTATGCGTTTGGCTATTCTTAATCTTATGCCTAATAAAGTAGAAACCGAAGTACAGTTTATTCGCTTGTTGGCTAATTCTCCGCTGCAAGTAAATGTTGAGCTATTGCGCCTAGACACGCACCGTAGCAGTAGTAACTCAGAGCAACACTTAGATACCTTTTATCGTTATTTCTCAGAAGTGAAAGACAACAACTATGATGCACTATTAATTACCGGTGCGCCGCTCGCACATTTAGAGTATGAAGAGGTGGCGTATTGGGAAGAATTCAAAGTGATTATTGATTGGGCCGAGCAGCATGTAACCTCTACCTTGTTTTCTTGCTGGGCTGCCCACGCGGCTTTATATCACCGTTATAATTTAAAGCGCGATTTAAAAGAAAATAAACTGTGTGGGGTGTTTACCCATCAATGCTACTTTGCCCATGGTGCACTTACCCGCGGCTTTGACGATACCTTTTTAGTGCCGCACTCACGCTATGGCCACATAGATATAAATAAAATAAACGCCTGTGAAGAGCTGGTGGTATTAGCGGGCTCTGAACGAGTCGGGGCTTATTTACTTAAAAATAAATCGGGCAGCCAAGTGTTTATTACCGGCCACCCAGAATACGATGCCGACAGTTTAAAAGCCGAATATGAGCGCGATTTACAAAAAAGCCCTGATGCGCCAAAGCCCGAAAACTATTTTCCTGATGACGATGCCAGCAAGCAACCATCTAAAACATGGCAAAGCCACGCGTTTTTGCTGTTTTCAAACTGGTTAAATTATTACGTTTACCAAACCACACCCTATGATATTAACTTAGTTAGCCAAGACGTAAGGACTAACAACTATGCCGAATAA
- a CDS encoding homocysteine S-methyltransferase family protein gives MPNNPQNNKHQELSAALKQRILILDGAMGTMIQAHKLEEQDYRGERFKDWHVLIKGNNDLLSLTKPEIITDIHRSFLAAGADIIETNTFNSTTISMEDYDMASISREVNLESAKLARASCDEFSAKTPEKPRYVAGVLGPTSKTCSLSPDVNDPGYRNITFDKLVTAYVESTLALMEGGVDIILIETIFDTLNAKAASFAVEEAFEQAGRTLPVMISGTITDASGRTLSGQTTEAFYNSIRHIKPLSIGLNCALGPDLLRQYVEELSRVCETFVSVHPNAGLPNEFGEYDLEADDMAKEIIDWGKSGFINIVGGCCGTTPAHIRAFAKGLEGTAPRKLPELEVRMRLSGLEACNLN, from the coding sequence ATGCCGAATAATCCTCAAAACAATAAGCATCAAGAGCTGAGCGCTGCGCTCAAACAGCGCATTTTAATTTTAGATGGTGCAATGGGAACCATGATCCAAGCGCATAAGCTTGAAGAGCAAGACTACCGTGGTGAACGTTTTAAAGATTGGCACGTGCTTATTAAAGGCAACAACGATTTATTAAGCCTAACCAAGCCAGAAATTATTACTGATATACACCGCAGCTTTTTAGCCGCTGGTGCCGATATTATCGAAACTAACACCTTTAACTCTACCACCATTTCGATGGAAGATTACGACATGGCGAGCATAAGCCGTGAAGTCAATTTAGAGTCGGCTAAGTTAGCCCGCGCTTCATGTGATGAATTTAGCGCCAAAACCCCAGAAAAACCGCGCTATGTAGCCGGTGTGTTAGGGCCAACGTCTAAAACCTGTTCGTTATCGCCGGATGTAAACGACCCCGGCTATCGTAATATCACCTTTGATAAGTTAGTGACTGCGTATGTTGAGTCAACCCTTGCGCTTATGGAGGGCGGTGTAGATATTATTTTAATCGAAACCATATTCGACACGCTTAATGCAAAAGCCGCCTCGTTCGCAGTAGAAGAAGCGTTTGAACAAGCAGGGCGCACATTGCCAGTGATGATTTCAGGTACTATTACCGATGCCTCAGGCCGTACGCTTTCAGGGCAAACAACCGAAGCATTTTATAACTCTATTCGCCATATTAAGCCGCTTTCAATCGGCTTAAATTGCGCCCTTGGGCCAGATTTACTGCGCCAATACGTTGAAGAGCTATCGCGTGTGTGCGAAACCTTTGTCTCTGTTCACCCTAACGCGGGCTTACCTAATGAGTTTGGAGAATACGACTTAGAAGCAGACGACATGGCAAAAGAGATCATAGATTGGGGTAAATCGGGCTTTATTAATATTGTTGGCGGTTGCTGCGGCACTACGCCTGCGCACATTCGTGCCTTTGCCAAAGGGCTTGAAGGCACAGCACCACGAAAATTACCTGAGCTTGAAGTGCGTATGCGTTTATCAGGCCTAGAAGCCTGTAACTTAAATTAA
- the metH gene encoding methionine synthase: MTQQIAVFTNVGERTNVTGSAMFKRLIMEEDYETALNVAREQVENGAQVIDINMDEAMLDSKAAMVKFLNLIASEPDISKVPIMVDSSKWEVIEEGLKCIQGKAIVNSISLKEGEEPFIRQAKIIKRFGAAAVVMAFDTDGQADTADRKYEICERSYRILVDEIGFPPEDIIFDPNIFAVATGIEEHDNYAVEFIEGTRRIKQNLPHCKVSGGVSNVSFSFRGNNPVREAIHSVFLYHAIKAGMDMGIVNAGQLAVYDDIPEELRKAVEDVILNTDSGAGERLVELAPKYSGMAQAERVEDLEWRTWPVEKRLEHALVKGITTFIDEDTEECRAGADKPIHVIEGPLMDGMNVVGDLFGAGKMFLPQVVKSARVMKRAVAYLDPFIEAEKEEGATNGKIVMATVKGDVHDIGKNIVGVVLQCNNYEVIDLGVMVPADKILQTAIDEKADIIGLSGLITPSLDEMVHVAKEMKRRGFELPLMIGGATTSKAHTAVKIEPQYDKGVVYVNNASRAVGVVSNLLSKEHKAEFLAKTTAEYDKVREQQARKKPRSKPVTIQRARDNAAKLDWDNYTPPVPKKLGVTEFKNVSIATLRKYIDWTPYFMTWSIAGKYPRIMTDEVVGEQAQSLFKDANDMLDELEKSGTLQPLGVIGLFPANRVGDDIEIYTDETRKELLTTSCHLRQQTEKTDFANYCLADYIAPKGTPDYFGAFAVTGGLEEDDLANAFDAKQDDYNKIMVKAVADRLAEAFAEYLHEQVRKEYWGYAPDENLGNDELIRENYQGIRPAPGYPACPEHTEKKKIWQLLDTEKRIGMQLTSSYAMWPGAAVSGWYFSHPQAKYYAVAAVQRDQVEDYAKRTNMTLAEAERWLSPNLGYEPE, translated from the coding sequence ATGACCCAACAAATTGCAGTATTTACCAATGTCGGCGAGCGTACTAACGTAACTGGCTCGGCGATGTTTAAACGTTTGATCATGGAAGAAGACTACGAGACCGCCCTTAATGTGGCCCGCGAACAAGTAGAAAATGGCGCACAGGTTATTGATATCAACATGGACGAAGCCATGCTGGACTCAAAAGCGGCCATGGTTAAGTTTTTAAACTTAATTGCCTCAGAGCCTGATATTTCTAAAGTACCTATAATGGTCGACTCCTCTAAATGGGAAGTAATAGAAGAAGGCCTAAAGTGTATTCAAGGCAAGGCCATTGTTAATTCCATTTCACTAAAAGAGGGTGAAGAGCCGTTTATTCGCCAAGCTAAAATTATAAAACGCTTTGGCGCCGCCGCTGTTGTGATGGCATTTGATACCGACGGCCAAGCCGATACTGCAGATAGAAAATACGAAATATGCGAACGTAGTTACAGAATATTAGTCGACGAAATTGGCTTTCCGCCAGAAGACATTATATTCGATCCCAATATATTTGCCGTTGCCACCGGCATAGAAGAGCACGACAACTACGCCGTAGAATTTATTGAAGGCACCCGCCGTATTAAGCAAAACTTACCGCACTGTAAAGTGTCGGGTGGGGTATCAAACGTATCGTTTTCGTTTAGAGGTAATAACCCAGTACGTGAAGCGATTCACTCGGTGTTTTTATACCATGCTATAAAAGCGGGTATGGATATGGGCATAGTAAACGCAGGGCAGCTTGCGGTTTACGACGACATCCCCGAGGAACTTCGTAAAGCCGTAGAAGATGTAATTCTTAACACCGACTCAGGTGCGGGCGAGCGCCTTGTTGAACTTGCGCCTAAATATTCAGGCATGGCACAAGCTGAGCGGGTAGAAGATTTAGAATGGCGCACTTGGCCTGTAGAGAAGCGCTTGGAGCATGCCCTTGTAAAAGGCATAACCACCTTTATAGATGAAGATACAGAAGAGTGCCGTGCTGGCGCCGATAAACCTATTCACGTCATTGAAGGGCCACTCATGGATGGCATGAACGTGGTTGGGGATTTATTTGGTGCCGGTAAAATGTTTTTACCCCAAGTGGTTAAATCGGCTCGTGTGATGAAGCGAGCCGTAGCCTACCTTGACCCATTCATTGAAGCCGAAAAAGAAGAAGGCGCCACCAACGGTAAAATTGTTATGGCTACCGTAAAAGGTGACGTGCATGACATAGGTAAAAACATCGTAGGCGTAGTACTACAATGTAATAACTACGAAGTAATCGACCTTGGGGTAATGGTACCAGCAGATAAAATACTGCAAACCGCCATTGACGAAAAAGCCGATATTATAGGCCTTTCAGGTTTAATTACCCCATCGCTTGATGAAATGGTACACGTAGCCAAAGAAATGAAACGCCGAGGCTTTGAGCTACCGCTCATGATTGGTGGGGCAACCACCTCAAAAGCGCATACCGCAGTAAAAATAGAGCCGCAGTACGACAAAGGCGTGGTGTATGTAAATAACGCCAGCCGCGCTGTGGGTGTAGTGTCTAACTTACTTTCTAAAGAGCATAAAGCAGAATTTTTAGCTAAAACCACCGCCGAGTACGACAAAGTACGCGAACAACAAGCACGCAAAAAGCCGCGCTCAAAACCAGTTACCATACAGCGCGCCCGCGATAATGCTGCAAAGCTCGATTGGGATAACTACACACCACCCGTGCCGAAAAAGCTGGGCGTGACCGAGTTTAAAAATGTATCAATCGCGACTCTACGCAAATACATAGACTGGACGCCGTACTTTATGACCTGGTCAATCGCCGGTAAATATCCGCGCATAATGACCGACGAAGTAGTGGGTGAACAAGCACAAAGCTTGTTTAAAGACGCCAACGACATGCTCGATGAGCTTGAAAAGTCAGGCACTTTGCAGCCATTGGGTGTAATTGGTTTATTCCCTGCAAACCGTGTGGGCGATGATATAGAAATTTACACCGACGAAACGCGAAAAGAGCTATTAACTACCTCATGCCATTTACGTCAGCAAACCGAAAAAACCGACTTTGCTAACTACTGCCTAGCCGATTACATTGCGCCAAAAGGCACACCCGATTACTTTGGTGCGTTTGCGGTAACAGGCGGTTTAGAAGAGGACGACCTCGCCAATGCGTTCGATGCCAAGCAAGACGACTATAATAAAATAATGGTAAAAGCCGTAGCCGACAGACTCGCTGAGGCGTTTGCCGAATACTTGCACGAACAAGTGCGTAAAGAGTATTGGGGTTATGCACCGGATGAAAACCTGGGTAACGATGAGCTAATCCGCGAAAACTACCAAGGTATTCGCCCAGCACCGGGTTACCCAGCGTGCCCAGAGCACACTGAGAAAAAGAAAATTTGGCAGTTACTCGATACTGAAAAACGCATTGGTATGCAGCTCACCAGCTCGTACGCCATGTGGCCAGGTGCTGCGGTGTCGGGTTGGTACTTTTCACACCCACAAGCAAAATACTACGCCGTAGCGGCAGTACAACGTGACCAAGTGGAAGACTACGCCAAGCGAACAAATATGACGCTCGCAGAAGCCGAAAGGTGGTTATCGCCTAACTTGGGGTATGAGCCGGAGTAA
- a CDS encoding aspartate/glutamate racemase family protein, with protein MKTIGMLGGMSWESTASYYKVLNEGVKNSLGGLHSAKICMVSVDFAKIEALQHQGDWQQTAKLLTKAAKSVEAGGAEFLLICTNTMHKVADEIASNITIPILHIADATAEQLKHDNITRVGLLGTQFTMEQNFYKERLTNKHNIEVLIPEPNERKRVHEVIYSQLCQGIIDDDSRADYIRIIERLFAQGAQAIILGCTEIALLVKSQHTQVPLYDTTKIHAEAAVKLALAK; from the coding sequence ATGAAAACAATCGGCATGCTCGGAGGTATGAGTTGGGAGTCAACAGCCAGCTATTACAAAGTTTTAAACGAAGGCGTTAAAAACTCATTGGGTGGACTACATAGTGCCAAAATTTGTATGGTGAGCGTCGATTTTGCAAAAATTGAAGCGCTACAGCATCAAGGTGATTGGCAACAAACAGCTAAGTTACTCACCAAGGCAGCTAAATCTGTAGAGGCTGGTGGTGCCGAGTTTTTACTTATTTGTACCAACACTATGCATAAAGTGGCCGATGAGATTGCCAGTAATATTACTATTCCTATTTTGCATATTGCCGATGCCACCGCTGAGCAACTAAAGCACGATAACATTACGCGAGTAGGGTTGTTGGGAACGCAATTTACAATGGAGCAAAACTTTTACAAAGAGCGTTTAACTAATAAGCATAACATTGAGGTATTAATACCTGAGCCTAATGAGCGAAAGCGAGTGCACGAGGTTATTTATTCGCAGTTATGCCAAGGGATTATTGATGACGATTCGCGAGCTGATTATATACGCATTATAGAGCGATTATTTGCACAAGGCGCGCAGGCCATCATTTTAGGCTGTACTGAAATCGCCTTGTTGGTAAAGTCACAACATACGCAGGTTCCGCTTTACGACACCACCAAAATACATGCCGAGGCAGCAGTGAAGTTAGCACTGGCAAAATAG